From the genome of Podarcis muralis chromosome 3, rPodMur119.hap1.1, whole genome shotgun sequence:
CAGCAGATGGGGAACCATAAGCACAGGTCCAGATCCCCTTAAGGAACTTACAGGGAAAAAGGACCCAGGGATGGGGTGGGAaagagaaaggcaggcaggcaggcggacaGACCCTGAAAATACTGGGAGCAATATTTGGCTTCTCTGCAAAGGGAGCTCAGGTCAAGGGCCTTCAGCTGCCACTGCCGCCACCTCCTCACAGCTTCTGCCCGTTCTTGCTACTCAATGGAGTGGCGGATACCTCTGCAGCTGTATTTCCTCAGCGGCACTGCCCACATACGCAGAACTGGGGCCTATGGACCCAGGTGAATGGGCCGATGCAGAGGGTGCTTGCCAGTGAATTGGCTTTCCCACCCTCCAGCTTAGCAGATAAATGGTTGATGGCCTAGAGAGGTTAAAACCAGCCCAAAACAAAGACATCGCTTGACAGTTCACAGCCTGGCTCTGAAAGTGGGGCAACCATCTGCCTGGCTCATTCTCGGCACAGAACTCTGCCTTGCCTCGTCTGCTGCTGACCCCCTTAAGAGGAGGCAATGATCAGATGCCTCTTTTGGGAAGTCCACTGTCAGGGCTTGCATCTCACTACCACCTTCAACAACCCTCTCCGCTGATGCCCGCCTCTCTCCTTTGACACCCCAACCCATCTCGCCTTCCCTGCCTCCGGCGAGCCCCACCCTTACCCATTCGATGAACCTGGGGAGGTTGTCACTGAGCCAGGTGAGTTGAGCTGAGCACTTCCCAGAGATATAGGCGGCCGTTTCGTTTGTCTTTGCCCACACCAGCTCCAGGTTGGGTCCCAGCACGGTGGCCACGCGAGAGTAGTAGAGAGGCATGTTTGCTTCCAGCCAGCTGCAAGGAACAAGGGGCGGCAGCAGGATGAGACCCTGGCAACAGGCTCCCTCCCAAGGGCCGCCCAGAGGGAAAGCGCTCTTCTGCGCTGGTCCCCCTTGAAGGGAGGGGGCCTCCCTGCCGAAGGAGCACCAGCGCAAACCACTGACCTGTACCCTTCCCCAGAGAAGTGGGAAACTCTGCTCCAGGCTTGCTGAGATGCGGAGAGGATGCCAGAAGAGCGGAGCACCTGAGCCGAGGCAGAAGCTGGAAAACACaacatgctcccctgagtgggCTGCTGACATTGTGTCAGCGATGAAAGCATTGCTTTGACTGGGcttgattcattgacaataatttctgattaaatcccataagcctctgcatctctgcccatTTTCTCTACTGTTCATTTTCTCTGCCTGACAGGCACGTATAAGCATTCTAAACACAGACTGGTTGCTTCACCAGGCCTCCTGAGCCATAAAGGTAGAAGGTAGCTGTGATGTAACTTTGATGTAGTTTGTTAATCTTTAGgtagatcttaagggccaggaagtTGGAGATGGTAAATACTACCTGTCCTTCCTTTCCTGTTTACTGTTGTTTATGACCTTTGGAGTTTCCCAAAAGCATTCCTCCTTgattcctattttatttactctgaactatgtatgcatgctcaagtaggaaatagtttctttgtagttaCAAGGATTTCTCTGATCTGACTTTATCCCACGTGGGGatgtttttgaaatgctcagaggacatctgattggttcttacaagcGCTGCGCTAAAAGTTCTTTTGTTATTAAAGGGACCTGGGCCAGGATGTGACAGAGGATTATTCGCACtgcctcccagagtcttgctggccaaGCCTCGTGTGCATTTTATTAATCAGGGTCCAATCTTTCCTTGCCCTTGGAACGCAACACCTCCCTTTCCTCCAGGGGCAGAGCCTCACCTTCAAAGGAGCCATGAGTCCTGATGTCATGCATTAGGAACCCCGCAGTGAATACCAAGGCGACCAGCAGCAGCCGAGCCCAAGGAAGGCCACTGGCTTTCATCTTCAGCAGCAGGTTCTGAAGGGGAAACACAAAGAGAGGAAACAGGTAGGAGAATCTCCGGGATGCAGATGGCTAGCCCACCgggtcccccacccacccatccccaaGGATGGAGATtattctggatcctttgctgtcgcttgaggtggcctcagtggtccagagtgccttccatctgtggcccagctgtgcccccatctggacagggacagcctaacttctgttgtctatgccctGGCAACCTCTacgttagattactgcaatacgtTCTAcgttgggctgcctctgaagacggttcagcaacttcagctagtgcaaaatTGGGCAGCCtggttgctcaccggggcaagacggtttgagcatattacattgatcctggtccgactgcactggctgccaattcaaagtgctggttttgacgtaTAAAGTCTTAAAAGGCTCAGGatagcaatacctcaaggaccgcctctctccatatgaaccaagcCGGACCTTGAGATCATCCtgcgaggcccttctttgtgtaatTTCTTCAAGGAaagtccagagggcagcaacacaagaaagggccttttctgcggtggcttcccatttgtggaatgctctccccagggacgttcggctggtgccttcattatacaccaggcaaaaacacccgacaccctttgaaatgtgttgtgggaggagagatttggggtttgtttttcttcctgttcttatggtgtactttgtgtttttatactataATTTTATgttctgaactgccctgagatctacagatggagGGAGGTATacaaactgaataaataataacaataccttGCAGGCAGCTCTGCAAGCTGCAACATCCTGTTCGCTGTTTGGTCCTTTCATGCTCAGTTCCTCGTTCGTGACTTTGAACGAATGAACTGTTTCCTGTAAAGATTTCCGCACCTGGAAGAGAAACGGTCCACAAACACCGCCACAAAGCCACAGGTGAGCCTTGGACCACACCGGGATGGTTGCAACCCAACAGAAGcagcaggaatggggggggggtgatgaagGGCCAGACAGCCAGGTGCTCTGTTGCCCTCCCCACTCCCCTCACCTGTCGGGGGCCTTGCCTCTCTGCACCCCACCCTTGagcccagggtggataaaaatcaatgttttcttttaacccccccttttttttatttaaatcagatttttaaaataaaatgcttttggaggaaaaatctttttaaagataattttctatttaagttacattttagtccaaaggctattcaaaggatttgttttaagtttttcatgtgtactAAAACTCAGTCAGtctaagttttctttaaaaaaaaataattgtttaaccacatcagttaacaaacatggatacatatgctataatgttattgttttagttaaataaatggtttaaattgttattaaggaaatgattgtttttctccttccaataaagtacagcagaaaagttgtccaaatataaacagttaacttattaaacctcacaataatttcataattatctgtctatgtatttctaacagtataaccaaatcagtaatttttgatagaattgcaaaaactactctgaaaatttattattccaaaaatgaaaccttcatctggttgtagaTATTAAGAGTATACCAGCAAGGAGTCGTctttcagtaaaaaaaataataattaaatcaaGCCTTACTGACTAGCGATTTAaactgatttgatttaaatccaaTCCCCCCTGCTTGAGCCCCACTCAAGCCAGATGGACACCTCCCAGGCCCTGCTCTGAACCCGATGCAAACTATGGAGAACGTGGGCAGCAGCAGGATCCCTTTCAGAGTTCAAACTCATCCTGTCCATGCAGCTCATGGGGGATAGAAAACCtcagaaacaaaacagaactagCAGGAAGCACAAGCTGTGATGAGCTGGAACGACTGAACCTTAGCAATGGAGCAGCCTTTGGGGATGGACTGCTGCCTAGCACTGGCCTGGACAGGTAGACAGGCCATTAATTCATCCGTGTTGTCTACCCCTAGCGTACAAACTACTGCTTCAAGCAAGAGGCAGGAGCCACAAACCTTTTTGGAAGTGCTGTCCCAGGTCTGCACAAAGTGATTCAGGAGCAGGctgggaaaacaaagcaaaggcaTTAGCTCAAGGATCTCTGCAGAGCCTGGCCTGTTttttgagtttggatttgatatcccgcctttcactccctttaaggagtctcaaagcggctaacaatctcctttcccttcctcccccacaacaaacactctgtgaggtgagtggggctgagagacttcaaagaagtgtgactggcccaaggccacccagcagctgcatgtggaggagcggggaagcgaacccagttccccaaattatgagtccaccactctgaaccactacaccacactggctcactgttGCATGCACCTTCCCAAAGAGAGACACCCCACTGCTCTCCCTGCAAAACAGGGGAGGCTCCTCCGCTCCCTGACGGACTTTGCGTCATTTCACCACGAGGGCTCGAAGCACAGCCTTTCCAAAAAGTTCAAGCGGACGTTCAACCACCACGATTGTAAGCAGGATTGGTATCCTGCAGGTTTCCAAACCATCAAGCAGGGCATGCAGTGGGGAAGCATCCCTGCCGAGTCTCACCTTGACTGTGGGAGGTGTTTGATGTAGAGCTGCCTCCAGACATTGAAGCTGAGGGGATCCAGGCGGAGGCCTTCGGCCAGGCAGTTGAGCAGCTGTACGGGACAAAAGCAGAATTGGTCCCAGGAGTCTAATGGCCAAACAGCAGCAGCCACAGGACTGAAGACTTCAAGATAGCGAGGCAGATTTATGACATTCCTTGTGCCCCACTTATTGATCCCAATTGGGGTCAGGAAGGGGTGCCTTCCCTACAGCCTCCCCTCTTTCTGGAACTGCCTTTGGGGTGAGCCCTCCTTCCTATTCTGGCTCTCAGTGCTGCATTAGGAGGCCCAAAGAGGTTCCTCCCCATCTAATGGTTCCAGACAGAGAGAAAGGAGGCTATAGTTCAAAGCAGTGGGGTTGGGtgtcacagagtgtgtgtgtgtgtgtgtgtgtgtctatctgaAAGCATCATTTGGCTGCTGCACACCTGTCtctgcagcagagggagagggagggagccatTCATCGCTCGCACCTGCATAGCACACAAAATGCCCCAGCTTCCATCCCTGGCACCTCTGTCTGCCCAAGACAAAGCCAGAGTCGGCAATGCACCTAACGCCAAGTCGTAAGCACCTGCCTTGAACTGCCCTGGGCTCTGATTCAATGATACTGTGGCCCTGTTAAAAGCAGCTGTAGTCAACCGCATGGATGCCAATCAATTATATTTGCAAAAATCTGCACCTCAGCAATAGCCATGGTTCCCAAGCTAAAACATGTTTTCCTTGTTTTTTAGATCATTAATAGGACATTTAATTCCTCCAGAAGAGATGGGAAATTGAAGGCTGCCACATTAGCTACAAACAAAACTAGTTTGCTTGCATTCCAGTCTCTCGGGGGCTGAGGGAGGGTCCTGCACCTTTCCAGTCTACCTGGATTCCAACCCACACTTTGGCAGCCCagcaagggggagagaaaggggactGGAAGAGCCAGGAAAACCCTGGGGCTGAGCCTCCCAAGGAGGGCCCAGCAGACACCCCCTCctatttcagagagagagagagacgcccaGTTTATCAGAAGAACTGCCGCCCATGGGTTTGGCACTGGGGGGAATTAACACCCAAAATAGATCCTCTGACTCAACAAACTGGGGGAACCTTTTCATCCAGAGGTTTTAAACTCCTCAGTCTAGCTCAGTTGTTGTCTAAATGTGGCAGCCCCACTAGATGCTCGAGGAAGGCCACCCCCccttctgccccctcctcaccTCTTTCTGCATATCAGAGGGGCAGCTGGGCAGGGctctggagaggaaggaagggaagtagGTGTGCAGCGTGGTCTCAGGCTTAGCCCCAAAGGCCAGGACTTTCAGGCGGGGATACAACTGGCGCAGCTGCTCCTGCAGGCTGGGGAGAAAGAACGTTTGCTGCATACGAACTGCTGTATTtttacatgtgcacacacagttcTGCCTGGATTTTATATAAATAGTTGTATCTGTTAATACTGCCCTAAACTATACAGCGAATACATTTGCATCCTCTGGAAGAAACGCACAGCTTGTACAGTTACTGTTGGGGGCCTGAgttcaacattttattttaaatttggctTGAGCCAGTTCGTAACCTGTTGTGTAAACTAGAAGCGTCAATTTGAAAGCTATTAAAGTATCAAAACTGAACTCTAACCGTAACACCAGTTGAATTCTATGCTAACAGCagggtttttaaaatgctgcctaaACTACCAAGGGTTTAGGTTAGGAAAGGAAACTTGCTCAGATGTGAGGCAGCCTGCAGAAAAAAGGCTTTTCTGTATCTCCCTGTTATTCACTTCATGTATGAACTGCTTCCTAGGAAACATCTCAAAGCAACTGAAAAACAATTTCTGTGCAAACAGAGGCACTCCAAAGTGGGCacgaccccccccccagtctccccAGGAATGGGGTGGGGCTCTAACTCTTCCCCTACATGCACTGTGAGCCGGTCTCCCTTTAGGTGTCATACCTGGGGGATAGAGAGTTGTTGGGCATGAAGGCAAAGTCCATGAGAGGGAAGAAGTCTTTGGGTCCTATCATACCAAAGCCTTTGGTCAAGTTGGGATGCATCCTGCCAAGGAAAAAGCAACGCCTGTCAGCTGGGGAAAGCCACTCCCACTTCATTACAAACTCCGCCTCCGCTCCCCGTGCTGGAACAAGGGCCTCCACAGGCCTACCTCGAAGGGCTATACTGCAGGAAAACCAAACCTGCCCTGTTTGtgcccaccatccctggctgACTTCCTCTTGCTGTTGAACCCAGGAGCACCCCAGGCTGCCCCTTCCAGAGGCCGCCTTCCAGACATGAGAACCCAGGGCATGCAGCACAGCTGCCTTTTGGGATCCAGCAGCAGTTTACTGGCCCACACCCAACCCATCTGAACCTCCAAGCACTGCTCTGACTCCTTAACTGCCTCTCCTGATTCTGATGGAACCgagagatagagctgagtgttATCTGCATATTGAGGACACTTTGCTCCAAATCTCCCTATGACAGCTCCCAGAGGCTTCAGAGATGTCAAatcgcacggggggggggggggagacttggaACCCtgctgaataaacaaacaaacaaacaaacaaacaaacaaggacatGGCAACTCACAACAGCAGCCGATCCAGGTAGGCAATGGCGTAGGGGGAGAGAGATTTGATTCCCAGAACAGGGAACATAATGCCGAGCCACACTGTGGAGAAAAGAGTTGGGAGAGCAGCAGCGTTACATTTCTGCCCTTGCCTTCGTTCGAGGATGGAGCTCAGGGCTGCTGAGCTTCAGAAAGGCAGCTGCTCCATGTGCCTTCAGGCCACGCAACATGCTCTTGAGCCACACCACCAGAGGGTCTGGGGCAGGCTGAGAAGAGGGCATCACCgttcaaggggctggagcagctCCTTCTAGCTTCTGatcagccctcccccccccccatatcatttttattaagtctCCAAAAATATTCCAAAGTGTTTATCAtcatatacattaaaaaaaggaaaaggttgcTGCCACCCTCACCTTTAAGTCCTTCTGTAAGATCAGTAAACCCAGCTTGACCCAAGGCCCACATGATCGTGAGACATTTGGCCGGACGGCTTTGATGGGAGCTCAGCAGCTCAAGATACTGAAGTGGAAAAGGGAAAGACGGCAGGATTAACTCTCGGCACAGAGCCCAGTGGGAAAGGGGGCCAAAGCGACAATGCTCCctcgcaagcagcgggagccttCTAGCACAGAACATCAGCTCCTGACCTCTCTGGGATATGAGATGTGAGGGACTGAAGCTGGGACTCCCAGCACAGGGAAAGGGGGGTCGGGGAGGGAGGGGCCCTGTTTCATGCGCATGCAGGGCAAGAGTATGCTTTCCTGTTCCGCAGATGATAGCTTCCACTTTTACTACCTGTCTCAGTAAAATATACCAGGAACTTTGGGAAACCTTGGTACCTTGGAGAGGGACAGAGGGCTGCCTCTCCAGGTTAGACGGGGCAACTGCAGCTACCCACCTTGCTCAAGTTCATGGTGGCAACTTTAGGCCTGTCCATCAGCATGGCCTGAATGCAGATCCTGTAGCCGTGCAGGGAGTCCCCTGAAAGACAAGGATGGCGAGGAAGACTGTGAGGGCTCTTCAGCCTGGGGCCCAGAGCCCTTGCACGCCACAGACTCCATCACACACTGGGCTCCTGGCAAATCTATGTGGCTGCTGTGGGATCAGAGCGGGAGGAGAGGAACAGAGGCCCACCTGGGCATGCGTGTCCCCCTGGTGTCCCGCTTCACTCAATACAATATAGAGTGGCAGAAGCAACAGCTTTAGAGCCCATAGTCCTTGCTGTGGCCCCCAATCCTCTTCCAGGAAATGACCCAATCCCCTCTTGAAGTCCCCTATAAGAACACAGCCAGCACCATGCTTGTTCACTAATGTAGGTCTGACTTTAATTTGCTGCCTCTCACCCAATTATCTTGCTGGCCCATGGAGCCAGAGTACAGAACTGCAGGGTTGGGACCTCacatgtcatctagtccaaccccctacaatgtaggTATCGCAGCtggcacctctttcccccttgggGTCCCCTCAGGTCTCCACCCCACACACCTCCGCCCTGCTGCTCCCCATCTTTCAATACCTCACCACAAAAGTCACAGCTTCACCAGAGGCTTTTCACCTCCTTGCTGCAGCCTTTAGGGTAACAGCATTAAGAATTAGGTGGGTGTGAAATCAGGTTTGTTCACAACCTCAGTGGGCAGCCCTGGTCACTTTTAGTGCCACTTCCAGCACATAAACTGCCTTGAGGTACATGCAGCACCCACCAGGGCCCTgtgtacaaatacagtggtacctctagttgtggacacgatccgttccggggtgccattcgcaccccaaaaagtctgcaactaAAGTGGCACTTCTGCGCAAGCACAGAGTgtgatagagcgcttctgtgcatgcggtgaaacccagaagtatacacaaCCCGAAAAGCCACAACATTAAGCAAAcgcaacaagaggtatgactgtagtttccCTCAACTGCTCTCTGCCCTCAAGGGAGCACGTGTGGCAGAACCTTTGACCCAACGGCTGGTTTACTGGGCTGCACTTCACACTCACCAGGAGTCTTGTCCAGCTCTTGCAACATTGTGTAAATACAGTGGTCAAAGAAAAGCTCCAGGACACCCGCCGATTTCGACAGCAAAGACTTGATGGTGCTCCTCAGCTCTTTGTTCACAAGGCAGTAGGGATAGTCTGCAGCCAAAAGTAAGGTGGCAGTGTGAAGGAAGGGCTGGCTTTCGTTAGCCCTCACTGCTGCAACAACTTTCCCATGAGTAAAGCACAGGTGGGAAGCCACATCCCTAAACAGCAGAGCAGTTCAAAACTGCGGCTTCAGCAGACTCTCGGGGAGCCCCAGTTCAGAATTCTACCTTGGCAGCACAAGGATAACGTGGAGAGAACTGTGCAGAGGTGACTGGCCTGCCCTACGAGAACCAAACCAGGCACAGCTGCTTCTTCACCAGCGCAAAGCCAGAAGCCAATGCTGAAGCCACCTTGCCAGAGCTCTAAAGTCGACCACAATTCAAATATTGGTGAGTCTGTCAAGGGGTCCTGGGTTTTGGAGCAGAGATACATTCTGATCAGGAGGACGAGTATAAGAGCCCTTGGAATGAAAAGGAAATAAGCGACCACCAAAGTCTGCAAGGCCCCAGCCCAGGATGCTGCCCAACTGCCAAAGCCAGCCTCTTCATCCCTGTGGAGTCGGGAAGAGCATCTTTGGATCTTCTGGCCTCTGCCCTGCTGCCAAACGCCACTGGGAAATGCTGAAGACAAAGGCAGCATTGTGAAGCCACGCTGGGAGCATTCGGCACCTGACACCCTTCGCAAGCCAAAGCAGCAGACTCTGCCCATAACACCCCTGCTTGGCTTCCAGCTACTTGGCATATTGGCAGGAAAGAGAGGAGCTGCTTTTCACCCTCCCTTGGGTCAGAAAAGGGCGAGAAAGGCATTCTGAGCAGGAACTGAACATGCCGTGGTTATGAGACTTGCTTCTCTAAGCACAAGCTCAGAGGGAATGGCTGGGAGGAGACCTCGCCccgccccctctctctctcctgggcttttCCCTGCCCAGGCCAAATCAGGCAGCCAAGCCCACATTCCTCATCCAGGAGGCACAAAAAAGTCTGTGTGACAGAGTGTAGGACACATCATCAGCAACCCTGAGAATTTATCTTCTTTTAAAAGGAGTAAGAAAGAAACCACCAGTGTGTTTTCAGGTATATGAAGAAGTGAGACTCTGGTTTAGAATTCAAGGGGTCACAACCCATACAACCCTCTCCTTGCCTGCAAAAACTCTGTTGCTGGTGTCACTGCTGCACAAAAATGTCAGGTATTACTTTTGTTTCTGCAGTCCTCCAAAAACAGAGAACAAATTTCCAAATTCTAAAGAACAAGATTCCTAGCAAAACCATACAAATCCATGCAGCATTCAAATGCTGGCAATTTCCCACCCAATTTACAAGCGTGAGGTTTTCTAACTGCAGAATTCAAAATCCTGCTGACAGGAGCTTACTCACGTTTCTCCCTCTGTGATCACTGAACTAGAAAGTCTGAATGTTGTGCAAGCAGCTGCCAAGGCCCCAAACCAAGCCCACAGCAGGACAGGTGCTCTGGGTGTTCAAGCGAGCAagatggcctctctctctctctctcagacacacgcACAACTGATAGAAAGGCACTTTCCAAGGCAACACTTACCATGAGGGTGCTGGCTGAGGGTGGGGTCGCTCTTTGGAGCTTGCAGCTTGTAGTTCAGATATCCAGCCAGGTCTTTGACCCACACAGAAGGATTCTCGGGGAACATGCTCAAGCTTTTGTCCAGCTCCTTCTGGAGTTCTGACAAatcaagctgggggtggggaagagttaGCTGAGCTGCTGCAAAGGGAAGgcccacccctccccaccttagCAGGGCACATTTGGGCTGTTTCTGGAACCACAAACGGAAGTGGCTGCCCCTCAGGCAAGGAGTCCCACCTCAACTCCATTGGCCCCCAAGGGAaagaggaagctgtcttatccTGTCTGTCCATCTGCCCTCTTTGGCAgtcgctctccagggtctcaggcagagaaagATGTTTGACATGATCATTTAGCTTGAGGTGTCGGGGATTAAACTTTCAGCATGCAGGAGAAATGCTCCACTGCTGGTTCCTTCAAGGGTCAGTCAAATGACTGGACCCTGCCTCTCCTTTAGAGGTCATGACCTATCAGCCAAAGGCTCTTTCTCCAGCATCCCATCCATGCACCAAGTGGAGAGCCCATTAAATGTTCAGAAGGACTGTCAGCTGCTTGCCCCCTCCCCTAggcaaggggggagagggaggcagtgGGTCCCTAGagcactgcttgcttgcttgcttccctcCTTCTGCAGCTTAAAGCTGGTCCCTAGTCTACATGAACGAGAGATGCATTTTCTGTACTTCACCTTCCAAATTCTAGGAAAAGACACAGGAAGGAGGCAACACATTTCCAGCTCGTATATTGAGGAAGGCAAAGTTTAGGActccccctccaaaataaaaaaaatacacaagttGCCTTTTTAGACTATTACTATTTATTCTGAAGCTAAAGGCTGTGCATGAGGTAGACACCAGCATCAATGCAAAGGCTGGCGAAAGGCACAGTCCCTTCATGGAAACAGTTCAAAGAACAGTCCTAGATACCTGGGATGAGGAGGAGACCTTTCTGCACATATTGACAACTCGTGGTTTCTTCTAAAGTTCCTTTCTCTAGCTAGGTGAAACAGCCAGCATAGCAATTCTGGATACTTTTTAGGAATGATGGCCTGCCTCCTCATCAAAAGAAACTCAAGGCAGCTGACAAATCAAGACAGTATTTAAAACGATGGGGTGGGCGCTGCTGGAGAAGAAGCCCTGGAGCAGGACAGCCCCGCCGGCCTGGA
Proteins encoded in this window:
- the TMEM214 gene encoding transmembrane protein 214; protein product: MAAAVLGRWEVVGKPGRRGAAGGGGRGGGGPSGRKALGAPSAVPESLLELRLDKAAVTSGRRRQQSKDEVPPPMPGQPASRKAPAGGGKSGKKAPPGGDQAPKQGRFRSLEDALKALDLSELQKELDKSLSMFPENPSVWVKDLAGYLNYKLQAPKSDPTLSQHPHDYPYCLVNKELRSTIKSLLSKSAGVLELFFDHCIYTMLQELDKTPGDSLHGYRICIQAMLMDRPKVATMNLSKYLELLSSHQSRPAKCLTIMWALGQAGFTDLTEGLKVWLGIMFPVLGIKSLSPYAIAYLDRLLLMHPNLTKGFGMIGPKDFFPLMDFAFMPNNSLSPSLQEQLRQLYPRLKVLAFGAKPETTLHTYFPSFLSRALPSCPSDMQKELLNCLAEGLRLDPLSFNVWRQLYIKHLPQSSLLLNHFVQTWDSTSKKVRKSLQETVHSFKVTNEELSMKGPNSEQDVAACRAACKNLLLKMKASGLPWARLLLVALVFTAGFLMHDIRTHGSFEASASAQVLRSSGILSASQQAWSRVSHFSGEGYSWLEANMPLYYSRVATVLGPNLELVWAKTNETAAYISGKCSAQLTWLSDNLPRFIEWLQTRVPDSVLQGAEYLKELLLFLMRNYFLPAVDYVAGSLEGAWKLWVASCNGEGSWECLRKHVTSLSHSSWTYLQDTTVAIRDWALAIVSGH